In Myxococcota bacterium, a single genomic region encodes these proteins:
- a CDS encoding GntR family transcriptional regulator has product MSTHADPLDATTSDKLRSRSGLVSAELRDEILRGRYRAGDRLPSERDLADRFSVHRGTVREALKQLEQLGLAEIRPGGGARVQPLESASLDVVAHLLELDDPPEPRLVDQLLEALSGLFALAARLGAERADETQRDRVKTLLLRLEDTALDLDERHDTMHQLGDAFVEASGNLVLQLVRHGLKSRQIFDRLHEHNTFLARDRSPAIGAVWLPHLREALDARDGAAAANAVHQMTLEFRRFARETLEARLRNESDAAHVNGVR; this is encoded by the coding sequence GTGTCGACTCACGCTGATCCCCTCGACGCCACCACCTCGGACAAACTGCGTTCGCGGTCCGGGCTCGTCTCGGCCGAACTCCGCGACGAGATCCTGCGCGGCCGCTATCGGGCCGGGGACCGGCTGCCTTCCGAGCGCGACCTGGCCGACCGTTTCTCGGTCCACCGGGGCACCGTCCGGGAAGCGCTGAAGCAACTCGAACAGCTCGGCCTCGCCGAGATCCGTCCGGGGGGAGGGGCCCGGGTCCAACCCCTCGAGAGTGCCAGCCTCGACGTGGTCGCCCATCTGCTCGAGCTGGACGACCCGCCCGAGCCGCGCCTCGTGGATCAGCTGCTGGAAGCCCTCAGCGGACTCTTCGCACTGGCCGCCCGACTGGGCGCCGAGCGCGCCGACGAGACCCAGCGCGATCGGGTGAAGACCCTGTTGCTCCGACTCGAAGACACCGCGCTCGATCTCGACGAGCGCCACGACACCATGCACCAGCTCGGCGACGCCTTCGTCGAGGCCAGCGGCAACCTCGTGCTCCAGCTGGTGCGCCACGGACTGAAGAGCCGCCAGATCTTCGACCGACTCCATGAGCACAACACCTTCCTCGCGCGAGATCGCTCGCCGGCAATCGGAGCGGTCTGGCTCCCCCATCTGCGCGAGGCGCTCGACGCCCGCGACGGTGCGGCGGCCGCGAACGCGGTGCACCAGATGACCCTCGAGTTTCGACGCTTCGCGCGAGAGACCCTCGAAGCGCGACTCCGGAACGAGTCTGACGCCGCGCACGTGAACGGAGTGCGCTGA
- a CDS encoding CoA transferase yields MPGPMDGVKVVEMGVWVAGPAAGGVLADWGAEVVKIEPPGMGDPARSFSQMLGGDLPFNPIFENDNRSKRSIVLDLRESDAREIALELIADADVFLTNIRMAALERLGLDAATLLQRHPRLVYGFISGYGLEGPDAARAAYDIAGFWARSGIAHMLTSPGTHPPFQRGGMGDHTAGQSLAGGISAALFHRERTGKGQLVSTSLLRQGVYTLSFDLSVAVRFGVNMGVAKRESMGNPCINNYQDSEGRWFWIVGLEGDRHWPPLCRVAGHPEWIDDPRFADLGGRAEHAAEIIGELDRVFATRTRAEWGKIFDAEPDMWWAPVQDLDEVMADEQVHAGGGFVDVPDGASTTKLPASPVDFGGSPWAPRAMAPDHGQHTEAVLGELGRSADQIADLRKRGVVA; encoded by the coding sequence ATGCCCGGACCGATGGATGGCGTGAAGGTCGTGGAGATGGGGGTGTGGGTCGCCGGGCCGGCCGCGGGCGGCGTGCTCGCCGACTGGGGCGCCGAGGTCGTCAAGATCGAGCCCCCGGGCATGGGCGACCCGGCCCGCAGCTTCTCCCAGATGCTGGGCGGCGACCTCCCCTTCAACCCGATCTTCGAGAACGACAACCGCAGCAAGCGGTCGATCGTGCTCGACCTCCGCGAGTCGGACGCCCGCGAGATCGCGCTCGAGCTGATCGCCGACGCCGACGTCTTCCTGACCAACATCCGCATGGCCGCGCTCGAACGCCTGGGCCTCGATGCGGCCACGCTGCTGCAGCGCCATCCCCGTCTCGTCTACGGGTTCATCAGCGGCTACGGGCTCGAGGGCCCCGACGCCGCCCGCGCCGCCTACGACATCGCGGGGTTCTGGGCGCGGTCGGGGATCGCGCACATGCTGACCTCCCCGGGCACCCACCCGCCGTTCCAACGGGGCGGGATGGGCGATCACACGGCCGGCCAGTCGCTCGCGGGCGGGATCTCGGCCGCGCTCTTCCACCGCGAACGCACCGGGAAGGGCCAGCTCGTCTCGACCTCGCTGCTCCGCCAGGGCGTCTACACGCTGAGCTTCGACCTGTCGGTGGCGGTGCGCTTCGGCGTGAACATGGGCGTCGCCAAGCGGGAGTCGATGGGGAACCCGTGCATCAACAACTACCAGGACAGCGAGGGACGCTGGTTCTGGATCGTCGGTCTCGAGGGCGATCGCCACTGGCCGCCCCTCTGCCGCGTCGCGGGTCACCCGGAGTGGATCGACGACCCGCGCTTCGCCGACCTCGGCGGCCGCGCGGAGCACGCCGCCGAGATCATCGGTGAGCTCGACCGCGTCTTCGCCACCCGCACCCGCGCCGAGTGGGGGAAGATCTTCGACGCCGAACCCGACATGTGGTGGGCGCCCGTGCAGGACCTCGACGAGGTGATGGCCGATGAGCAGGTCCACGCGGGCGGAGGCTTCGTCGATGTCCCCGATGGCGCTTCGACGACGAAGCTGCCGGCCTCGCCCGTCGACTTCGGCGGCTCGCCCTGGGCCCCGCGCGCGATGGCGCCCGACCACGGGCAGCACACCGAAGCGGTACTCGGGGAGCTGGGGCGCTCGGCGGATCAGATCGCGGACCTGCGCAAACGGGGCGTCGTCGCCTAG
- a CDS encoding 3-hydroxyacyl-CoA dehydrogenase family protein — MSGSSTQSGAEVRRLLASRKLERVVVLGANGTMGYGSAALFTQAVAEVTFLARTKEKAQEGLDAAIGQVRSPTVASRAKVGDYDDDLESAVAGADLVFEALTEDLEIKKAMFDRVEAARSDDSIVATVTSGISINTLCDGRSPSFKKNFLGLHFFNPPNVIVGTELIAGRDTDPEVVDFIDAFSRVRLGREMIRTHDTPAFAGNRVGFKVLNEAAQLAEQIGPLLVDRIVGPYTGRALTPLATIDLVGWDIHRAIVDNVYEKTNDEARETLKLPAYMDKLMEKGVLGDKSGGGFFQRDRKTKTRAVLDPVSGDYKPESEFTLPNLSYIDDVANLYSQGRYVQGMQRFLAAEGDEASLARKVIAGYISYAFHRVGEVTDDLDGIDRIMGAGFNWAPPGVLVDTMGAASAVKLIEEAELPVPPALSSAARSGDAKRFFSHPHINIGKYFVAS; from the coding sequence ATGTCCGGAAGCAGCACCCAAAGCGGCGCCGAAGTGCGACGCCTCCTCGCGAGCCGCAAGCTCGAGCGCGTCGTCGTCCTCGGCGCCAACGGCACCATGGGCTACGGCAGCGCGGCCCTCTTCACCCAGGCCGTGGCCGAGGTGACGTTCCTCGCCCGCACGAAGGAAAAGGCGCAAGAGGGCCTGGACGCCGCGATCGGTCAGGTCCGCTCGCCCACGGTGGCCTCCCGCGCGAAGGTCGGTGACTACGACGACGACCTCGAGTCCGCGGTGGCGGGCGCCGACCTCGTGTTCGAAGCGCTCACCGAAGACCTCGAGATCAAGAAGGCGATGTTCGATCGCGTCGAGGCGGCCCGCAGCGACGACAGCATCGTCGCGACGGTCACTTCGGGCATCTCGATCAACACGCTCTGTGACGGTCGCAGCCCCTCGTTCAAGAAGAACTTCCTGGGCCTTCACTTCTTCAACCCGCCGAACGTGATCGTCGGCACCGAGCTCATCGCTGGTCGCGACACCGACCCGGAGGTCGTCGATTTCATCGACGCCTTCTCGCGCGTGCGCCTGGGCCGCGAGATGATCCGCACCCACGACACGCCTGCCTTCGCGGGCAACCGGGTCGGCTTCAAGGTGCTGAACGAAGCCGCGCAGCTCGCCGAGCAGATCGGACCGCTGCTGGTCGACCGGATCGTCGGGCCCTACACCGGCCGTGCACTGACGCCCCTCGCGACGATCGACCTCGTCGGCTGGGACATCCACCGCGCCATCGTCGACAACGTCTACGAGAAGACGAACGACGAGGCGCGCGAGACCCTCAAGCTGCCCGCCTACATGGACAAGCTGATGGAGAAGGGCGTGCTCGGCGACAAGTCGGGCGGTGGCTTCTTCCAGCGCGACCGCAAGACGAAGACGCGTGCAGTGCTCGACCCGGTGAGCGGCGACTACAAGCCCGAGAGCGAGTTCACGCTGCCCAACCTCTCCTACATCGATGACGTCGCCAACCTGTATTCCCAGGGTCGCTACGTCCAGGGCATGCAGCGCTTCCTCGCGGCCGAAGGCGACGAGGCGTCGCTCGCTCGCAAGGTGATCGCTGGCTACATCAGCTACGCGTTCCACCGGGTGGGCGAGGTCACCGACGATCTCGACGGGATCGATCGGATCATGGGCGCGGGCTTCAACTGGGCGCCGCCGGGCGTGCTCGTCGACACGATGGGCGCCGCGTCGGCCGTCAAGCTCATCGAAGAAGCCGAACTGCCGGTCCCGCCCGCGCTCTCGAGCGCGGCGCGTAGCGGCGACGCGAAGCGCTTCTTCTCGCACCCCCACATCAACATCGGCAAGTACTTCGTCGCGAGCTAG
- a CDS encoding acetyl-CoA acetyltransferase: MAANSDVYILGGYMTDFARNWTKENKHFSALMREAVLGALERTEIAPEEIESAHVGNFAAELYCMQGHLGAFFTEVHPAFSGLPTGRHEAACASGSIALLAASAEIEAGRYDLQAVVGIEQMKTVDSGKGGTYLGTAAWFDQEAEGVEAPFPKLFGRLGDEYDKRYGLKDEHLAEISKINYANAKLNPNAQTRTWYMNKEHALCRTDDNPAIGGRIRIADCSQVTDGAVCVFLASRDYAEKYAKGTGQKLEDIPRIKGWGHNTARLKFDDKIAESANEEYVLPHVRSTVTSAMKRAGIPDVSGIDAIETHDCFTTSEYMAIDHFGITKPGESWKAVEEGWLEIDGKHPINPSGGLIGAGHPVGATGVRQLLDAYWQVQGEAGAYQVEGAKNVQTLNIGGSGTTSCSFVVGK; the protein is encoded by the coding sequence ATGGCCGCGAATTCCGACGTCTACATCCTCGGTGGCTACATGACCGACTTCGCCCGCAACTGGACGAAGGAGAACAAGCACTTCTCCGCGCTGATGCGCGAGGCGGTGCTCGGTGCCCTCGAGCGGACCGAGATCGCTCCCGAAGAGATCGAGAGCGCCCACGTCGGCAACTTCGCCGCCGAGCTCTACTGCATGCAGGGCCACCTGGGCGCCTTCTTCACGGAGGTGCACCCGGCGTTCAGCGGCCTGCCCACCGGTCGCCACGAGGCGGCCTGCGCCTCGGGCAGCATCGCGCTGCTGGCGGCTTCCGCCGAGATCGAGGCCGGTCGCTACGACCTCCAGGCCGTCGTCGGCATCGAGCAGATGAAGACGGTCGACTCGGGGAAGGGCGGTACCTACCTGGGCACCGCCGCCTGGTTCGACCAGGAGGCCGAGGGCGTCGAGGCACCGTTCCCGAAGCTCTTCGGTCGACTCGGTGACGAGTACGACAAGCGCTACGGCCTGAAGGACGAGCACCTCGCCGAGATCTCGAAGATCAACTACGCGAACGCGAAGCTGAACCCGAACGCCCAGACGCGCACCTGGTACATGAACAAGGAGCACGCGCTCTGTCGCACCGACGACAACCCGGCGATCGGCGGGCGCATTCGCATCGCCGACTGCTCCCAGGTGACCGACGGCGCAGTCTGCGTGTTCCTGGCGTCGCGCGACTACGCCGAGAAGTACGCGAAGGGCACCGGGCAGAAGCTCGAGGACATCCCGCGTATCAAGGGCTGGGGCCACAACACGGCGCGCCTCAAGTTCGACGACAAGATCGCGGAGAGCGCGAACGAAGAGTACGTGTTGCCCCACGTGCGCAGCACCGTGACGTCGGCGATGAAGCGCGCGGGCATCCCGGACGTGTCGGGCATCGACGCGATCGAGACCCACGACTGCTTCACCACCTCCGAGTACATGGCGATCGACCACTTCGGCATCACGAAGCCCGGCGAAAGCTGGAAGGCGGTGGAAGAGGGCTGGCTCGAGATCGACGGCAAGCACCCCATCAACCCGAGCGGTGGGCTGATCGGGGCCGGTCACCCGGTGGGCGCCACCGGCGTGCGCCAGCTTCTCGACGCCTACTGGCAGGTGCAGGGCGAGGCCGGCGCCTATCAGGTCGAGGGCGCGAAGAACGTCCAGACCCTGAACATCGGCGGCAGCGGCACCACGAGCTGCAGCTTCGTCGTCGGCAAGTAG
- a CDS encoding TetR/AcrR family transcriptional regulator, with product MQRATQREETRQRIVDAAVECFAALGFRGASTREIARRAGANQGLITYHFGTKEALWRAAVTQIFDAMRAHLERERGGLPDGDPRERLRHTIRAYVRFAAERPELLCLMIEEGKTDDARMTWLVDNHLRPIVDSVMVDDMPELDDTQRAHAYYALVGAGSVMFAVAPECRRLMGIDPRREAVVEAHADFVARMLVP from the coding sequence ATGCAACGCGCCACCCAGCGAGAAGAGACCCGCCAGCGAATCGTCGACGCCGCCGTCGAGTGCTTCGCCGCGCTCGGGTTTCGAGGGGCGAGTACCCGCGAGATCGCGCGTCGCGCCGGCGCCAACCAGGGGCTCATCACCTACCACTTCGGGACCAAGGAGGCGCTCTGGCGCGCCGCGGTCACACAGATCTTCGACGCGATGCGCGCGCACCTGGAGCGAGAGCGCGGCGGGCTCCCCGATGGGGATCCGCGCGAGCGCCTGCGCCACACGATCCGCGCCTACGTGCGCTTCGCCGCGGAACGCCCCGAGCTCTTGTGCTTGATGATCGAGGAGGGGAAAACCGACGACGCCCGCATGACGTGGCTCGTCGACAACCACCTGCGGCCGATCGTCGACAGCGTGATGGTGGACGACATGCCGGAACTCGACGACACCCAGCGCGCCCACGCCTACTACGCCCTCGTGGGCGCCGGCTCGGTGATGTTCGCGGTCGCGCCCGAGTGCCGACGCCTGATGGGCATCGACCCGCGACGCGAGGCGGTCGTCGAGGCCCACGCCGATTTCGTGGCGCGGATGCTGGTCCCCTGA
- a CDS encoding VOC family protein yields MPPIANPRLPEFGAQAPLRPARFSHIVLRTRRFDQMAPWYKTVLNAEALFEIPNGAFLTYDDEHHRVLIIQDPRIPAPAPDEGRAPPALEGVAHWAYLFDSLSDLMTTYARLRDEANITPTTCVNHGFQFSLYYHDPDGNEVELGCDSFETRDEMNDWFAEGHFAKNFFGYLFDPEEAYRWHREGVADAEVFERTYRGEAPDLAPFFEARS; encoded by the coding sequence ATGCCTCCCATCGCCAATCCCCGGCTCCCCGAATTCGGCGCCCAGGCGCCGCTGCGACCGGCGCGCTTCAGCCACATCGTGCTCCGCACCCGTCGCTTCGATCAGATGGCGCCCTGGTACAAGACGGTCCTCAACGCCGAGGCCCTCTTCGAGATTCCGAACGGCGCCTTCCTCACCTACGACGACGAGCACCACCGCGTCCTGATCATCCAGGACCCGCGCATCCCGGCGCCCGCTCCCGACGAAGGGCGCGCGCCGCCCGCGCTCGAAGGCGTCGCGCACTGGGCCTACCTCTTCGATTCGCTCAGCGACCTGATGACGACCTATGCGCGCCTGCGCGACGAAGCGAACATCACGCCGACGACCTGCGTGAACCACGGCTTCCAGTTCTCGCTCTACTACCACGACCCCGACGGCAACGAGGTCGAGCTGGGCTGCGACAGCTTCGAGACGCGCGACGAGATGAACGACTGGTTCGCCGAGGGGCACTTCGCGAAGAACTTCTTCGGCTACCTCTTCGATCCCGAAGAGGCCTACCGCTGGCATCGCGAGGGCGTGGCCGACGCCGAGGTCTTCGAGCGCACCTACCGCGGCGAGGCACCGGACCTCGCGCCCTTCTTCGAGGCTCGGTCGTGA
- a CDS encoding carboxymuconolactone decarboxylase family protein, whose product MSAPRLTPLPPDGLDADQRALYDAVLESPRGQGPARAIVLREDGTLSGPFDAFLRTPAVGRFLEGAGMALRTDTDLAPAAREVAVLVVARAWGADFEWWVHGLVARREGVPESAIDAIGHGKPPKGLDAAGLAAHDVAAALVHQRTLPEDTAARARAALGERGLVEVVTLVGFYQLISGVLVSFEPPPPSGSFPVEGPPTKGPLP is encoded by the coding sequence GTGAGCGCCCCGCGGCTCACGCCGCTTCCGCCCGACGGCCTCGACGCCGACCAGCGCGCCTTGTACGACGCGGTGCTCGAGAGCCCGCGCGGGCAAGGCCCGGCGCGCGCGATCGTGCTACGCGAGGACGGGACCCTCAGCGGCCCCTTCGACGCCTTCCTGCGCACGCCGGCGGTGGGACGGTTCCTCGAAGGGGCGGGGATGGCGCTCCGCACCGACACGGACCTTGCGCCCGCGGCGCGCGAGGTCGCGGTGCTGGTGGTGGCGCGGGCCTGGGGCGCCGACTTCGAGTGGTGGGTGCACGGGTTGGTCGCGCGGCGCGAGGGCGTCCCCGAGTCCGCCATCGATGCGATCGGGCACGGAAAGCCGCCGAAAGGGCTCGATGCGGCGGGTCTGGCAGCGCACGACGTGGCCGCCGCGCTCGTCCACCAACGCACGCTTCCCGAGGATACGGCCGCGCGCGCGCGTGCCGCTCTCGGCGAGCGGGGGCTGGTCGAGGTCGTCACCCTCGTCGGGTTCTACCAGCTGATCTCGGGTGTCCTGGTCAGCTTCGAGCCGCCGCCCCCGTCGGGTTCGTTCCCGGTGGAAGGGCCGCCGACGAAGGGCCCGCTGCCGTAG
- a CDS encoding PQQ-dependent dehydrogenase, methanol/ethanol family: protein MRARVFFASLFVLLAFGACVASTGGDAGAPSPSSLTAAAVDDAQLRAAGADPETWLTYGGNYAEQRYSTLAAIDAGNVADLGLAWSYDLGTRRGLEATPIVVDGVLYLTGTWSVVFAIDARTGKLLWRHDPQVPREMGGKLCCDVVNRGVAVYRGRVYAGTLDGRLQALEAKTGELVWSEVTVDQTKPYSITMAPRVVKGNIIVGNGGAEFGVRGYFSAYDADTGALRWRFYTVPGDPAKPFEHPELEMAAKTWDPSGKYWEVGGGGTAWNSIAFDPELDLLYVGTGNGSPWSKHIRSPGGGDNLFVCSILALRPDTGELVWHYQTTPGDKWDFTSTQDIVLADLTIDGEPRKTLLHAPKNGFFYVIDRATGVPISAEPFVEVTWAKGVDTETWRPNEVPNLDYRNEIIEIKPSPHGAHNWHPMSFNPDTGLVYIPAQEVPYFFRLDPEWDYKPGAWNLGYDFTVADAFPREVVSGHLLAWDPVAQKEVWRAQYTGPWNGGTLTTAGNLVFQGTAHGTFAAYQADDGTPLWETPAGTGIVAAPVTYELDGVQYVAVLAGWGGAFALAAGAAAAAAGNRRDTNIGRLLVFRLGADGKLPVHDWIEQELVAIPAEFDAAQVKAGSDLFHRWCGTCHGAGAVAGLLPDLRKADPAVYQGFDAIVRGGARLANGMPRFDAWLSEGDVEAIRAYVLTRRAALVQESATR, encoded by the coding sequence ATGCGCGCCCGTGTCTTCTTCGCCTCGCTCTTCGTCCTGCTCGCTTTCGGTGCTTGCGTCGCATCGACCGGGGGCGACGCGGGGGCCCCGTCCCCGTCCAGCCTGACGGCGGCGGCGGTCGACGACGCGCAGCTACGCGCGGCAGGCGCGGACCCCGAGACCTGGCTGACCTACGGCGGCAACTACGCCGAGCAGCGCTACAGCACCCTGGCGGCGATCGATGCCGGCAACGTCGCCGATCTCGGTCTCGCCTGGTCCTACGACCTCGGGACGCGGCGCGGCCTCGAAGCCACGCCGATCGTCGTCGACGGCGTGCTCTACCTGACCGGGACCTGGAGTGTCGTCTTCGCGATCGATGCCCGCACCGGAAAGCTCCTGTGGCGGCACGATCCGCAGGTCCCGCGCGAGATGGGCGGGAAGCTTTGCTGCGACGTCGTGAATCGCGGGGTCGCCGTGTACCGCGGTCGCGTCTACGCGGGCACCCTCGACGGTCGTCTGCAGGCGCTCGAGGCCAAGACCGGCGAGCTGGTGTGGAGCGAAGTCACCGTCGACCAGACCAAGCCCTACTCGATCACGATGGCGCCGCGGGTCGTGAAGGGGAACATCATCGTGGGCAACGGTGGCGCCGAGTTCGGTGTCCGCGGCTACTTCTCGGCCTACGACGCCGACACCGGCGCACTCCGCTGGCGCTTCTACACCGTGCCCGGCGATCCGGCGAAGCCCTTCGAGCATCCTGAGCTCGAGATGGCTGCGAAGACCTGGGATCCGTCGGGGAAGTACTGGGAAGTCGGCGGCGGCGGTACGGCTTGGAACTCCATCGCCTTCGACCCCGAGCTCGATCTCCTCTATGTGGGCACGGGCAACGGCTCGCCTTGGAGCAAGCACATTCGCAGCCCCGGCGGCGGTGACAATCTCTTCGTCTGCTCGATCCTGGCGCTGCGTCCCGACACCGGCGAACTCGTCTGGCACTACCAGACGACGCCCGGTGACAAGTGGGACTTCACGTCCACGCAGGACATCGTCCTCGCCGACCTCACGATCGACGGGGAGCCGCGCAAGACGCTGCTGCACGCACCCAAGAACGGCTTCTTCTACGTGATCGACCGGGCGACCGGCGTCCCGATCTCGGCCGAGCCCTTCGTCGAGGTCACCTGGGCCAAGGGCGTCGACACCGAGACCTGGCGCCCGAACGAGGTGCCGAACCTCGACTACCGCAACGAGATCATCGAGATCAAGCCGTCGCCCCACGGCGCCCACAACTGGCACCCGATGTCCTTCAACCCGGACACCGGGTTGGTCTACATCCCCGCCCAGGAGGTGCCGTACTTCTTCCGGCTGGATCCGGAATGGGATTACAAGCCGGGTGCCTGGAACCTCGGCTACGACTTCACTGTCGCCGACGCCTTCCCGCGCGAGGTGGTCTCGGGACACCTGCTCGCCTGGGACCCTGTGGCCCAGAAGGAAGTCTGGCGCGCCCAGTACACCGGCCCCTGGAACGGCGGAACGCTGACGACCGCCGGCAACCTGGTCTTCCAGGGAACGGCCCACGGCACCTTCGCCGCCTACCAGGCCGACGACGGGACGCCGCTGTGGGAGACGCCGGCGGGCACCGGCATCGTGGCGGCACCGGTCACCTACGAGCTCGACGGGGTGCAGTACGTGGCGGTCCTCGCCGGTTGGGGCGGCGCCTTCGCCCTGGCCGCGGGCGCCGCGGCGGCCGCGGCGGGCAATCGACGCGATACGAACATCGGTCGACTGCTGGTCTTCCGCCTGGGCGCCGACGGCAAGCTGCCGGTCCACGACTGGATCGAGCAGGAGCTGGTGGCGATCCCGGCCGAGTTCGACGCGGCCCAGGTGAAGGCGGGCAGCGATCTCTTCCACCGCTGGTGCGGCACCTGCCACGGCGCGGGTGCGGTGGCCGGCTTGCTGCCCGACCTCCGCAAGGCGGACCCGGCGGTGTACCAGGGCTTCGACGCCATCGTGCGCGGCGGCGCACGTCTCGCGAACGGCATGCCGCGCTTCGACGCCTGGCTGAGCGAGGGCGATGTCGAGGCGATCCGCGCCTACGTGCTGACGCGGCGCGCCGCCCTGGTGCAGGAATCGGCCACCCGCTAG